One Cellulosimicrobium protaetiae genomic region harbors:
- a CDS encoding GAF and ANTAR domain-containing protein: MTSIEQSVEQGTVGMPAGPGATVPAPQAEIVAGVPEIVGGADEQSIAGLVADAARALADEPTLQQTLDRVVELAVSMVDGCESAGISLVTRGRIESPAVSDPLVARGDELQYELREGPCLDAVHDHALVESGDIETDARWPSWAPAVARELGVRSMLCVQLYTSENAHGALNMYSTSHDAFDADAHHLASTFAAVAAAAISAARTEEQLQSAVQTRTLIGQAQGIVMERYSLTAGRAFAVLSRVSQDANIKLVDIARQVVETRRIPGVGAD; the protein is encoded by the coding sequence ATGACGAGCATCGAGCAGAGCGTCGAGCAGGGCACCGTCGGGATGCCCGCAGGCCCTGGCGCCACCGTTCCCGCGCCGCAGGCCGAGATCGTCGCCGGGGTGCCGGAGATCGTGGGCGGTGCCGACGAGCAGAGCATCGCCGGCCTCGTGGCCGACGCCGCGCGGGCTCTCGCCGACGAGCCGACCCTCCAGCAGACCCTCGACCGCGTCGTCGAGCTCGCCGTGTCGATGGTGGACGGGTGCGAGTCCGCGGGCATCTCGCTCGTCACGCGGGGACGCATCGAGAGCCCCGCCGTCTCCGACCCGCTCGTCGCGCGCGGGGACGAGCTCCAGTACGAGCTCCGGGAGGGCCCGTGCCTCGACGCCGTGCACGACCACGCGCTCGTCGAGTCGGGCGACATCGAGACCGACGCGCGCTGGCCGTCGTGGGCGCCCGCCGTCGCGCGCGAGCTCGGGGTCCGGTCGATGCTGTGCGTGCAGCTCTACACGTCGGAGAACGCGCACGGCGCGCTCAACATGTACTCCACGAGCCACGACGCGTTCGACGCCGACGCCCACCACCTCGCGTCGACGTTCGCCGCCGTCGCGGCGGCCGCGATCTCGGCCGCGCGCACCGAGGAGCAGCTCCAGTCGGCCGTCCAGACCCGCACCCTCATCGGGCAGGCCCAGGGCATCGTCATGGAGCGCTACTCGCTCACCGCCGGGCGCGCGTTCGCGGTCCTGAGCCGCGTGTCCCAGGACGCGAACATCAAGCTCGTCGACATCGCGCGCCAGGTCGTCGAGACGCGGCGCATCCCCGGCGTCGGGGCGGACTGA
- the moaC gene encoding cyclic pyranopterin monophosphate synthase MoaC — MSSPHGFTHLDDRGHARMVDVTAKQPTVRSATATGVVRCSPEIVAALRDGTVPKGDVLAVARIAGIAGAKRTAELLPLAHVIGVHGAVVDLVVGDHGVDVTATVRTADRTGVEMEALTAVAVAGLAVVDMVKGLDKSVELTDVRLVAKTGGKSGDWHREP, encoded by the coding sequence ATGAGCTCCCCGCACGGCTTCACGCACCTGGACGACCGCGGCCACGCGCGCATGGTCGACGTCACCGCCAAGCAGCCCACCGTCCGCTCCGCGACGGCGACCGGCGTCGTGCGGTGCTCCCCCGAGATCGTCGCGGCGCTGCGCGACGGCACCGTCCCCAAGGGCGACGTGCTCGCCGTCGCGCGCATCGCGGGCATCGCGGGCGCCAAGCGCACGGCGGAGCTGCTGCCGCTCGCGCACGTCATCGGGGTGCACGGCGCGGTCGTCGACCTCGTCGTGGGCGACCACGGCGTCGACGTCACCGCGACCGTGCGCACCGCCGACCGCACGGGCGTCGAGATGGAGGCGCTCACCGCCGTCGCCGTCGCCGGGCTCGCGGTCGTCGACATGGTCAAGGGGCTCGACAAGTCCGTTGAGCTCACGGACGTGCGCCTCGTCGCCAAGACCGGCGGCAAGTCCGGCGACTGGCACCGCGAACCGTGA
- a CDS encoding AIM24 family protein, with translation MRSSLLDHAERSVEPGSFQLQNDRMLKVDLRGTGGFFFAKQGSMVAYQGDVDFAYEGSGGLGKMFKKAFTGEGMSLMKVSGSGDVFLAQEADQVFVLHLEDEGVTVNGANVLAFESSLTWDINRVEGASMLSGGLFNTTFTGTGALAVTAFGTPVVLDVDVPTFVDMQAAVLWSTSLQSSIRKTAKLAAAIGRGSGEAYQLALSGQGIVVVQASEGHPPPAQK, from the coding sequence ATGCGCAGCTCACTCCTCGACCACGCCGAGCGCTCCGTCGAGCCCGGCTCCTTCCAGCTCCAGAACGACCGGATGCTCAAGGTGGACCTTCGCGGCACGGGCGGGTTCTTCTTCGCGAAGCAGGGCTCGATGGTCGCCTACCAGGGCGACGTCGACTTCGCGTACGAGGGCAGCGGCGGTCTCGGCAAGATGTTCAAGAAGGCGTTCACGGGTGAGGGCATGTCGCTCATGAAGGTGTCCGGAAGCGGCGACGTCTTCCTCGCGCAGGAGGCGGACCAGGTGTTCGTGCTGCACCTGGAGGACGAGGGCGTGACCGTCAACGGCGCGAACGTGCTCGCGTTCGAGAGCTCCCTGACGTGGGACATCAACCGCGTCGAGGGGGCCTCGATGCTCAGCGGCGGGCTGTTCAACACGACCTTCACCGGCACCGGGGCGCTGGCCGTGACGGCGTTCGGCACGCCCGTCGTGCTCGACGTCGACGTGCCGACGTTCGTCGACATGCAGGCCGCGGTCCTGTGGTCCACGTCGTTGCAGTCGTCGATCCGCAAGACGGCGAAGCTCGCCGCCGCGATCGGCCGCGGCTCCGGCGAGGCGTACCAGCTCGCGCTCTCCGGGCAGGGGATCGTCGTCGTGCAGGCGTCCGAGGGTCACCCGCCGCCCGCGCAGAAGTGA
- a CDS encoding DUF6328 family protein — protein sequence MTSQVSDGRDESADERSDRNWSELLQELRVMQMGVQILTGFLLTLPFQQRFGDLDAFQTGVYLTLVALAVLSTGLFVTPVSLHRALFRKHRKTALVTMSDRIARVGVLVLAFVVTGTVLLVVDVVVNRTAALWSSACALVLLVGLWFLLPRLVARGPASPASP from the coding sequence ATGACCTCGCAGGTCAGCGACGGGCGTGACGAGTCGGCCGACGAGCGCTCGGACCGCAACTGGTCGGAGCTGCTCCAGGAGCTGCGCGTCATGCAGATGGGCGTGCAGATCCTCACGGGGTTCCTGCTCACGCTGCCGTTCCAGCAGCGCTTCGGCGACCTCGACGCGTTCCAGACCGGCGTCTACCTCACCCTGGTGGCGCTCGCCGTGCTGTCCACCGGCCTGTTCGTCACGCCCGTGAGCCTGCACCGCGCGCTGTTCCGCAAGCACCGCAAGACGGCGCTCGTCACGATGAGCGACCGCATCGCCCGCGTCGGCGTGCTCGTCCTCGCGTTCGTCGTCACCGGCACGGTCCTGCTCGTGGTCGACGTCGTCGTGAACCGCACCGCGGCCCTGTGGTCGAGCGCCTGCGCGCTCGTCCTGCTCGTCGGCCTCTGGTTCCTCCTCCCACGCCTCGTCGCCCGCGGCCCGGCCTCTCCCGCGTCCCCCTGA
- the glp gene encoding gephyrin-like molybdotransferase Glp: protein MTREPRRTIAQHADDAVALVRPTPTTDLPLEDAVGAVLAADVVSTLDAPAFDASAMDGYAVRSADVAGATAGSPVALRVVGDVAAGARGLDARLGAGEAVRIMTGAPVPPGADVVVPVERTSTGRFTPGEPGSGPTAVEIHDASRSNVRARGEDVRRGDVVVAAGVVLTARHVSVAASAGHATVRVHRAPRVAVLSTGSELVAPGTAPGPGRIPDSNSVLLAASARAAGAHVARRGAVGDTAGTLVDALDDLLGAFDGAPPDLLVSTGGVSAGAFDVVREVLDPTTRRGTAWEGAVDDARLVAVGMQPGKPQGLARWRGVPWLALPGNPVSAFVSFELFVRPVLDRLRGVPGTGRALVERVAAEGWSSPSGREQLVLVRHTAPDGGQVVPAGRHRDRGGDPAEARGSGSHRVSALAHADALAVVGADVTSVEPGDAVRVLLLD from the coding sequence ATGACCCGCGAGCCGCGCCGGACGATCGCCCAGCACGCCGACGACGCGGTCGCGCTCGTCCGCCCGACGCCGACGACGGACCTCCCGCTCGAGGACGCGGTCGGGGCGGTCCTCGCCGCCGACGTCGTCTCGACGCTCGACGCGCCCGCGTTCGACGCGTCCGCGATGGACGGCTACGCGGTGCGGTCGGCGGACGTGGCGGGGGCCACGGCGGGCTCCCCGGTGGCGCTGCGCGTCGTCGGCGACGTCGCGGCGGGGGCACGCGGTCTGGACGCCCGGCTCGGGGCGGGCGAGGCGGTCCGGATCATGACGGGCGCGCCCGTTCCGCCCGGCGCGGACGTCGTCGTGCCGGTCGAGCGCACGTCGACCGGGCGGTTCACGCCCGGCGAGCCCGGGAGCGGCCCGACGGCGGTCGAGATCCACGACGCGTCGCGGAGCAACGTGCGGGCGCGGGGCGAGGACGTGCGCCGTGGGGACGTCGTCGTCGCCGCGGGCGTCGTGCTGACGGCGCGACACGTCTCGGTCGCGGCGTCCGCGGGGCACGCGACAGTGCGGGTCCACCGGGCACCGCGTGTGGCCGTGCTCTCGACGGGCAGCGAGCTCGTGGCGCCGGGGACCGCGCCCGGCCCGGGGCGGATCCCCGACTCCAACTCGGTCCTGCTCGCCGCGTCCGCACGGGCGGCCGGGGCGCACGTGGCGCGGCGGGGCGCGGTCGGCGACACCGCGGGCACGCTCGTCGACGCCCTCGACGACCTGCTCGGCGCGTTCGACGGCGCACCGCCCGACCTGCTCGTCAGCACGGGCGGGGTGAGCGCGGGCGCGTTCGACGTCGTGCGCGAGGTCCTCGACCCCACGACCCGGCGCGGGACGGCGTGGGAGGGCGCGGTCGACGACGCCCGGCTCGTCGCGGTCGGGATGCAGCCCGGCAAGCCGCAGGGCCTCGCGCGGTGGCGCGGCGTCCCGTGGCTCGCGCTACCCGGCAACCCGGTGAGCGCGTTCGTCTCGTTCGAGCTGTTCGTCCGGCCCGTCCTCGACCGCCTGCGGGGCGTCCCCGGCACGGGCCGCGCGCTCGTGGAGCGCGTCGCCGCGGAGGGCTGGTCGTCGCCGTCCGGGCGCGAGCAGCTCGTGCTCGTGCGGCACACCGCGCCCGACGGCGGTCAGGTCGTCCCCGCGGGTCGGCACCGCGACCGGGGTGGGGACCCCGCGGAGGCGCGGGGGTCCGGGTCCCACCGGGTGAGCGCGCTCGCGCACGCCGACGCGCTCGCGGTCGTCGGCGCCGACGTCACGTCGGTCGAGCCCGGCGACGCCGTCCGGGTCCTGCTCCTGGACTGA
- a CDS encoding SDR family oxidoreductase produces the protein MTDETAFPAQQQEPPGLTAPMDPPPDHGEESYRGTGRLEGLRALVTGGDSGIGRAVAIAFAREGADVAIGYLPEEQEDAEETARWVREAGRTCALLPGDITDEATARALPGRAVAELGGLHVLVNNAGFQMARRESIEDVTTDEIDRVLKTNLYALLWVTQSALEHLGEGASIVNNSSIQAYQPSTSLLDYASTKAAINNLTVNLAAELGPRGIRVNAVAPGPIWTPLQPATQPEEKIEKFGQDTPLGRAGQPAEVAPAFVFLASPTDASYVSGTVLGVTGGKPVF, from the coding sequence ATGACGGACGAGACCGCGTTCCCGGCGCAGCAGCAGGAGCCCCCCGGGCTCACCGCTCCCATGGACCCGCCGCCCGACCACGGGGAGGAGTCGTACCGAGGGACCGGGCGGCTCGAGGGCCTGCGGGCGCTCGTGACGGGCGGCGACTCGGGCATCGGCCGCGCCGTCGCGATCGCGTTCGCGCGCGAGGGGGCCGACGTCGCGATCGGCTACCTGCCCGAGGAGCAGGAGGACGCCGAGGAGACGGCGCGCTGGGTGCGCGAGGCGGGACGCACGTGCGCCCTGCTCCCCGGCGACATCACGGACGAGGCCACCGCGCGTGCCCTGCCGGGACGCGCCGTCGCAGAGCTCGGCGGTCTCCACGTGCTCGTCAACAACGCCGGGTTCCAGATGGCGCGGCGCGAGTCGATCGAGGACGTCACGACGGACGAGATCGACCGCGTCCTCAAGACGAACCTCTACGCGCTGCTCTGGGTCACGCAGTCGGCGCTCGAGCACCTGGGCGAGGGGGCGTCGATCGTCAACAACTCGTCGATCCAGGCGTACCAGCCCTCGACGTCGCTGCTCGACTACGCGTCGACCAAGGCCGCGATCAACAACCTCACGGTGAACTTGGCCGCGGAGCTCGGGCCGCGCGGCATCCGGGTGAACGCGGTGGCCCCCGGTCCCATCTGGACACCGCTCCAGCCGGCGACCCAGCCCGAGGAGAAGATCGAGAAGTTCGGGCAGGACACCCCGCTGGGGCGGGCCGGGCAGCCGGCGGAGGTCGCGCCGGCGTTCGTCTTCCTCGCCTCCCCGACGGACGCGAGCTACGTCTCCGGCACCGTGCTCGGGGTGACGGGGGGCAAGCCCGTCTTCTAG
- a CDS encoding TetR/AcrR family transcriptional regulator, with protein sequence MPRTNPERRTALADAAVALLATDGVHGVTHRTVERAAGLPTGTAANYVRTREELLVAAADRVVELHLAAMRRIDRTLDVSGSLEPLTDLLAASLEDAVTTSRERYLAIFELQLEARRRPALGAALARFGSVATAFTADEHAALGLDVPPDAVPTLVTLYGGALFSLVSATRDVDRETTRRLARAIVQGTLGARPSAPTR encoded by the coding sequence ATGCCGCGAACCAACCCCGAGCGGCGGACCGCGCTCGCGGACGCCGCCGTCGCCCTCCTCGCCACGGACGGCGTGCACGGCGTCACCCACCGCACGGTCGAGCGCGCCGCGGGGCTCCCGACGGGCACCGCGGCCAACTACGTCCGCACCCGGGAGGAGCTGCTCGTCGCCGCGGCCGATCGAGTCGTCGAGCTGCACCTCGCGGCCATGCGGCGGATCGACCGGACGCTCGACGTCTCCGGCTCCCTGGAACCGCTGACCGATCTCCTCGCCGCGTCCCTCGAGGACGCCGTCACGACGTCGCGTGAGCGGTACCTCGCGATCTTCGAGCTCCAGCTCGAGGCGCGCCGTCGCCCGGCGCTCGGCGCGGCGCTGGCTCGGTTCGGCTCGGTCGCGACCGCGTTCACCGCCGACGAGCACGCAGCGCTGGGGCTCGACGTCCCGCCCGACGCGGTCCCCACGCTCGTCACCCTCTACGGCGGCGCGCTGTTCTCCCTGGTCAGCGCCACGCGGGACGTCGACCGCGAGACGACCCGCCGCCTCGCCCGCGCGATCGTGCAGGGAACGCTGGGAGCGCGCCCCTCCGCCCCGACCAGGTGA
- the mobA gene encoding molybdenum cofactor guanylyltransferase: protein MTRLGPDEVDFDAVVLAGGRAERLGTPKPGVVVGGRPLLEHALAATSGAGRTVVVGPDELADPDRYALTREDPPFGGPVAGIAAGLSALPGPDDGGAVWVLVLACDVPRAAEAVPALLAAARHRTDEVAVHAVRGGRDQWLVGLYERAALHAALAALPAVHGASVRNLLSGLPALAVPDEDGATDDVDTWEDAREQDRRLGAGAVPPPDETPHDPHDGRRPR from the coding sequence GTGACCCGCCTCGGCCCTGACGAGGTCGACTTCGACGCCGTCGTGCTGGCCGGGGGCCGGGCGGAGCGGCTGGGGACGCCCAAGCCGGGCGTCGTCGTCGGGGGTCGTCCCCTGCTGGAGCACGCGCTCGCGGCGACGTCCGGCGCGGGGCGGACGGTCGTCGTCGGGCCGGACGAGCTCGCCGACCCCGACCGCTACGCCCTGACGCGCGAGGACCCGCCCTTCGGGGGGCCCGTCGCCGGTATCGCCGCCGGGCTGAGCGCCCTGCCCGGGCCCGACGACGGCGGCGCGGTCTGGGTGCTCGTCCTCGCGTGCGACGTCCCCCGAGCCGCGGAGGCGGTGCCCGCGCTGCTCGCCGCGGCACGCCACCGGACGGACGAGGTGGCGGTGCACGCGGTGCGCGGCGGGCGCGACCAGTGGCTCGTCGGGCTGTACGAACGGGCGGCACTGCACGCTGCCCTCGCCGCCCTGCCCGCGGTGCACGGCGCGTCGGTGCGCAACCTGCTCTCCGGGCTCCCCGCGCTCGCGGTCCCCGACGAGGACGGCGCCACCGACGACGTCGACACGTGGGAGGATGCCCGCGAGCAGGACCGCCGCCTGGGCGCGGGGGCGGTACCGCCGCCCGACGAGACCCCGCACGACCCGCACGACGGCAGGAGGCCACGATGA
- a CDS encoding MFS transporter codes for MAQQDASGTTGPAPTTTSPSASPTLMLALATIGFAVNFWAWALISPLGAAYGQLYDLTDVQVSVLVAVPVVVGSLGRIPVGALTDRYGARVMFPLVSALTILPVLFVGLVADSFVALLVGGFFLGLGGTAFAVGVPFVNAWYPPARRGTAIGIFGMGMGGTAISAFTTVRIRDAWGDAAPFLLVAAVLAVFAVVAWLLLRVPPGRATAPAGGFWSRTWATFRLPATLQLSWLYAVGFGGFVAFSVYLPTFLVNAYDLTASDAAARTAGFVVLAVVMRPVGGALSDRFGGVPVSVACFAVVTALAAVVAFQPSLVPVGTIAFLGLAAALGASSGATFALVAKVAPVEKVGAVTGLVGAAGGLGGFIPPLLMGAVYQLEGTYGLGFALLALTALLTLLFTLGPVRRGVQARASAST; via the coding sequence ATGGCGCAGCAGGACGCGAGCGGGACCACCGGCCCCGCCCCGACGACGACGTCCCCGTCCGCATCCCCGACCCTCATGCTCGCCCTCGCGACGATCGGGTTCGCCGTAAATTTCTGGGCGTGGGCGCTCATCAGCCCGCTGGGCGCGGCGTACGGGCAGCTCTACGACCTCACGGACGTGCAGGTCTCCGTCCTCGTCGCCGTCCCCGTCGTCGTCGGGTCCCTCGGGCGCATCCCCGTGGGCGCGCTGACCGACCGGTACGGCGCACGCGTCATGTTCCCCCTGGTCAGCGCGCTGACGATCCTGCCCGTGCTCTTCGTCGGGCTCGTCGCGGACAGCTTCGTCGCGTTGCTCGTCGGCGGCTTCTTCCTCGGCCTCGGCGGCACCGCGTTCGCCGTCGGCGTCCCGTTCGTCAACGCCTGGTACCCGCCCGCCCGCCGTGGCACCGCCATCGGGATCTTCGGCATGGGCATGGGCGGCACCGCGATCTCCGCGTTCACGACGGTCCGCATCCGCGACGCGTGGGGCGACGCCGCGCCGTTCCTCCTCGTCGCCGCCGTCCTCGCCGTGTTCGCCGTCGTGGCGTGGCTCCTGCTGCGCGTCCCGCCCGGCCGCGCGACCGCCCCCGCCGGCGGCTTCTGGTCCCGCACGTGGGCCACGTTCCGCCTGCCCGCGACCCTCCAGCTCTCGTGGCTCTACGCCGTCGGCTTCGGCGGGTTCGTCGCGTTCTCCGTCTACCTGCCCACGTTCCTCGTCAACGCCTACGACCTCACCGCCTCCGACGCCGCCGCCCGCACCGCGGGGTTCGTCGTGCTCGCCGTCGTCATGCGGCCTGTCGGCGGGGCGCTGTCCGACCGGTTCGGCGGCGTCCCCGTGTCGGTCGCGTGCTTCGCCGTCGTGACGGCGCTCGCGGCGGTCGTCGCGTTCCAGCCGTCGCTCGTGCCCGTCGGCACCATCGCGTTCCTCGGTCTCGCCGCCGCGCTCGGCGCGTCGTCGGGCGCGACGTTCGCGCTCGTCGCCAAGGTCGCGCCGGTCGAGAAGGTCGGCGCCGTCACCGGGCTGGTGGGCGCGGCCGGCGGCCTCGGCGGCTTCATCCCGCCGCTGCTCATGGGTGCCGTCTACCAGCTCGAGGGCACCTACGGCCTCGGCTTCGCGCTCCTCGCCCTCACCGCGCTCCTCACCCTGCTGTTCACCCTCGGACCCGTCCGCCGCGGCGTCCAGGCCCGCGCCTCCGCCTCGACCTGA
- a CDS encoding PAS and ANTAR domain-containing protein: protein MDAALPSDVAEPDDVVPPALADLLAALGPGDPQPVGRFRVDVATDTWWWSDEVYEMHGFAPGEVVPTTALVLSHKHPEDRDRVASELAQAARTGEPFGSMHRIVDATGRTRTLAVAAQGRRLDGGAPWAAVVGYFVDLTTAHEEAARREATASIRAADASRSAIEQAKGVLMTAFAIGPDDAFEVLRRRSNDANVPVRDLARRLVAGVVDRSVTGAGVVDDDTRRRIDLLLGSVGEADERPRRTPD, encoded by the coding sequence ATGGACGCTGCCCTGCCCTCCGACGTCGCGGAACCTGACGACGTCGTCCCTCCGGCTCTCGCCGACCTCCTCGCCGCGCTCGGCCCGGGCGACCCGCAGCCGGTCGGCCGCTTCCGCGTCGACGTCGCCACGGACACGTGGTGGTGGTCGGACGAGGTGTACGAGATGCACGGGTTCGCGCCCGGCGAGGTCGTGCCGACGACGGCGCTCGTCCTGTCGCACAAGCACCCCGAGGACCGCGACCGCGTCGCGAGCGAGCTCGCGCAGGCGGCGCGCACCGGGGAGCCGTTCGGTTCCATGCACCGCATCGTGGACGCGACGGGCCGGACTCGCACGCTCGCCGTGGCGGCGCAGGGCCGCCGCCTCGACGGCGGGGCGCCGTGGGCGGCGGTCGTGGGGTACTTCGTGGACCTGACGACCGCGCACGAGGAGGCGGCGCGTCGTGAGGCGACGGCGTCGATCCGCGCGGCCGACGCGTCCCGCTCGGCGATCGAGCAGGCGAAGGGCGTCCTGATGACGGCGTTCGCGATCGGTCCGGACGACGCGTTCGAGGTGCTCCGCCGACGCTCGAACGACGCGAACGTGCCCGTGCGCGATCTCGCGCGCCGACTGGTCGCGGGTGTCGTCGACAGGTCGGTCACGGGCGCCGGCGTCGTGGACGACGACACCCGTCGTCGCATCGACCTGCTCCTCGGGTCGGTCGGCGAGGCCGACGAGAGGCCCCGGCGCACGCCCGACTGA
- a CDS encoding PAS and ANTAR domain-containing protein, which produces MTSIPVITTPSPEQTAPVRPAALAEVLAVGTHLLVGQYRVELGTGTWWWSDEVYTMHGWTPGDVEPSLDALRSRKHPDDRARVVRVATEAIRSGRPFSCAHRIVDGHGKARSVVVTGQGRRDARGRVVEIAGYVVDVSPTHKEALERESQRAVTRAFVSQAAVEQVKGVLMAVHGVDDVAAGQLLVEAAGEAGVPVQETAAQVMRALSKAGGVGPTAEATVAGALAAVRPVARPRAHEAQLARRREPARS; this is translated from the coding sequence ATGACCTCGATCCCCGTGATCACCACCCCCAGCCCCGAGCAGACCGCTCCCGTGCGCCCTGCAGCCCTCGCCGAGGTGCTCGCCGTGGGCACGCACCTCCTCGTGGGGCAGTACCGCGTCGAGCTCGGCACCGGGACGTGGTGGTGGTCGGACGAGGTGTACACGATGCACGGCTGGACGCCGGGCGACGTCGAGCCCAGCCTGGACGCCCTGCGCTCGCGCAAGCACCCCGACGACCGCGCCCGCGTGGTGCGGGTCGCGACGGAGGCGATCCGGTCCGGCCGGCCCTTCTCGTGCGCGCACCGCATCGTCGACGGGCACGGCAAGGCCCGCTCCGTCGTCGTGACGGGTCAGGGACGCCGGGACGCGCGGGGACGCGTCGTCGAGATCGCGGGCTACGTCGTCGACGTCAGCCCGACCCACAAGGAGGCGCTCGAGCGCGAGTCGCAGCGCGCCGTGACGCGCGCGTTCGTCAGCCAGGCTGCCGTCGAGCAGGTCAAGGGCGTGCTCATGGCCGTGCACGGCGTCGACGACGTCGCGGCGGGCCAGCTCCTCGTCGAGGCCGCGGGCGAGGCGGGCGTCCCGGTCCAGGAGACCGCGGCGCAGGTCATGCGCGCGCTGAGCAAGGCGGGCGGGGTCGGCCCGACGGCGGAGGCGACCGTCGCGGGTGCCCTCGCCGCCGTGCGCCCGGTCGCGCGCCCCCGCGCGCACGAGGCGCAGCTCGCGCGACGCCGCGAGCCCGCGCGCTCCTGA
- a CDS encoding DUF1361 domain-containing protein encodes MLDWLFGGVALLNVYALALVVLRAPLYRTRLYRPMLLNIGLSIAPVIVLGLVVVVDAVLIAGGAPPWAILTCAVLGFGVWLLLLPNAGYLVTELNYSHRQEGEDVPLWYDIVAVLTLAMSGVMNTLVNVFLAQALLALVLYPNDDAPFRRPVSWIAVLVVLALVSVGIYLGRYVRFNSWDLAHPVQFVRKLARHFRARGAVRDALLFVLLHTLFFAFMYLIVMGPVTALLVRGA; translated from the coding sequence GTGCTCGACTGGCTCTTCGGGGGCGTGGCCCTGCTCAACGTGTATGCGCTCGCCCTCGTGGTGCTGCGCGCCCCGCTGTACCGCACGCGCCTGTACCGGCCGATGCTGCTCAACATCGGGCTGTCGATCGCGCCGGTGATCGTCCTGGGACTGGTCGTCGTCGTCGACGCGGTGCTCATCGCGGGCGGGGCGCCGCCGTGGGCGATCCTCACGTGCGCGGTCCTCGGGTTCGGCGTCTGGCTCCTGCTCCTGCCGAACGCGGGGTACCTCGTCACGGAGCTCAACTACAGCCACCGCCAGGAGGGCGAGGACGTCCCGCTCTGGTACGACATCGTCGCGGTGCTCACGCTCGCGATGTCGGGCGTCATGAACACGCTCGTGAACGTGTTCCTCGCCCAGGCGCTGCTCGCGCTCGTGCTCTACCCGAACGACGACGCGCCGTTCCGCCGCCCGGTCTCGTGGATCGCCGTCCTGGTCGTGCTCGCTCTGGTGTCGGTCGGGATCTACCTCGGCCGGTACGTGCGCTTCAACAGCTGGGACCTGGCCCACCCCGTGCAGTTCGTGCGCAAGCTCGCGCGCCACTTCCGCGCCCGTGGCGCCGTCCGGGACGCGCTGCTGTTCGTCCTGCTGCACACGTTGTTCTTCGCGTTCATGTACCTCATCGTCATGGGGCCGGTCACCGCGCTGCTCGTCCGCGGGGCCTGA
- a CDS encoding DUF6457 domain-containing protein, translated as MTNLERWVDALAQDLDLDPQVVDIGAILDLARDAAHGIERPAAPLTTFVAGYVAGLAAHDASGRTVQEVLDRAAALALAWTPEPELPGTAAQAETRD; from the coding sequence ATGACGAACCTCGAACGCTGGGTCGACGCCCTCGCACAGGACCTCGACCTGGACCCGCAGGTGGTCGACATCGGCGCGATCCTCGACCTCGCGCGCGACGCCGCGCACGGCATCGAGCGCCCCGCGGCCCCGCTCACGACGTTCGTCGCGGGCTACGTCGCCGGGCTCGCGGCCCACGACGCCTCGGGCCGCACCGTGCAGGAGGTCCTCGACCGCGCCGCCGCGCTCGCGCTCGCGTGGACGCCGGAGCCCGAGCTGCCCGGCACCGCGGCGCAGGCCGAGACGCGGGACTGA